Proteins found in one Numida meleagris isolate 19003 breed g44 Domestic line chromosome 25, NumMel1.0, whole genome shotgun sequence genomic segment:
- the GPR61 gene encoding probable G-protein coupled receptor 61 codes for MEPSLPAPWGWNGSRAARGLQPSPGPMPPNGTADGKPKDVASKSVGLFFMLLIDLAAIVGNAAVMTVIVKTPALRKFVFVFHLCLVDFLAALTLMPLEMLSGSAVFDSPVLGEAMCRVYLFLSVCFISMCILSISTINVERYYYVVHPMRYEVRMTVGLVACVLVGVWLKAVATSLVPVLGWLSPDRPPPAGRGCSLQWSRGPYCKFFVVFFATFYFLLPLLIIVVVYCSMFKVARVAAMHHGPLPTWMETPRRRSESLSSRSTMVTSSGAPRTTPQRTFGGGKAAAILLAVGGQFLFCWLPYFSFHLYTALSAQPLAGPAAETVVTWLGYFCFTSNPFFYGCLNRQIRGELGRLLTCFFKQPPEEDLRLPSREGSIEENFLQFLQGTGCPAEPPPPLDIPSPKRDPAPVDFRIPGQIGEDAAEGPERCGGDGLYVPAAVTPKAEL; via the coding sequence ATGGAGCCCTCCCTGCCCGCCCCGTGGGGCTGGAACGGCTCTAGGGCGGCGCGGGGGCTCCAGCCCTCGCCGGGCCCCATGCCCCCCAACGGCACGGCCGACGGCAAGCCCAAGGACGTGGCCTCCAAGTCGGTGGGGCTCTTCTTCATGCTGCTCATCGACCTGGCGGCCATCGTGGGCAACGCGGCCGTCATGACCGTCATCGTGAAGACGCCGGCGCTGCGCAAGTTCGTCTTCGTCTTCCACCTGTGCCTGGTGGATTTCCTGGCCGCCCTCACCCTGATGCCGCTGGAGATGCTCTCGGGCTCGGCCGTGTTCGACAGCCCGGTGCTGGGCGAGGCCATGTGCCGCGTCTACCTGTTCCTCAGCGTCTGCTTCATCAGCATGTGCATCCTCTCCATCTCCACCATCAACGTGGAGCGCTACTACTACGTGGTGCACCCCATGCGCTACGAGGTGCGGATGACGGTGGGGCTGGTGGCCTGCGTGCTGGTGGGCGTCTGGCTCAAGGCCGTGGCCACCTCGCTCGTCCCCGTGCTGGGCTGGCTGTCCCCCGaccgcccgccgcccgccggcCGCGGCTGCTCCCTGCAATGGAGCCGCGGTCCGTACTGCAAGTTCTTCGTGGTCTTCTTCGCCACGTTCTACTTCCTCCTGCCCCTCCTCATCATCGTGGTGGTGTACTGCAGCATGTTCAAGGTGGCCCGGGTGGCCGCCATGCACCACGGCCCGCTGCCCACCTGGATGGAGACCCCGCGCCGGCGCTCCGAGTCGCTCAGCAGCCGCTCCACCATGGTGACCAGCTCGGGGGCCCCCCGCACCACCCCGCAGAGGACGTTCGGCGGGGGCAAGGCGGCCGCCATCCTGCTGGCCGTGGGCGGtcagttccttttctgctggTTGCCCTACTTCTCCTTCCACCTCTACACGGCCCTCAGCGCCCAACCCTTGGCGGGGCCGGCGGCCGAGACCGTGGTCACCTGGCTGGGCTACTTCTGCTTTACCTCCAACCCCTTCTTCTACGGGTGCCTCAACCGGCAGATCCGCGGCGAGCTGGGCCGGCTCCTCACCTGCTTCTTCAAGCAGCCGCCCGAGGAGGACCTGCGCCTGCCCAGCCGCGAGGGCTCCATCGAGGAGAACTTCCTGCAGTTCCTGCAGGGCACCGGCTGCCCCGCCGAGCCCCCGCCGCCGCTCGACATCCCCAGCCCCAAGCGGGACCCGGCGCCCGTCGATTTCCGCATCCCGGGACAGATCGGAGAAGACGCGGCCGAGGGGCCGGAGCGGTGCGGCGGGGACGGGCTCTACGTCCCGGCGGCCGTCACGCCCAAAGCGGAGCTGTAG